In one Lolium rigidum isolate FL_2022 chromosome 3, APGP_CSIRO_Lrig_0.1, whole genome shotgun sequence genomic region, the following are encoded:
- the LOC124703699 gene encoding B3 domain-containing protein Os03g0620400-like, producing MSGCKMRKSCECCNRYWTHLHGKVKCFVTQMDGNSRHSMVIPESFVNYFAWKLSRTIKLEAPDGNVYDVEITERRNKTVLRSGWEAFVNANHIAENDSLMFRYRGSARFKVVFFDSSGCEKVVSCARIQSNSGGQEPSTYSTDMSSSSSDSKTHSSGRGGSDGCQSGSSSYCRKRAKKDALSSPSRNLSGEDSPHEHDSYESDDLALPKPLYVLSGKCYVTEEHEEQIAALVQETQPEMPLLLAMVTKPSVKPYPDLVIPMDYALAHFPHKSQIITFQLPGQSKKWPCEFRVRSDGGRCSRYWSDFARDNHLLVGDLCLFQPMKRAKGRKFKVMVHLIRNGGEKKFSLAYEHGISEKSPNQKKKSSNHGDTDRTCDLAIMMPLGTCLPEVQRKKVLAKVGAISSELHIYVTVMTKNKVSFSLSFNRKYSATYLRKGSRSLVLQVEGKNQTWHSELSDNGGALRISGGWTSFARDNHLREGDICLFELMKNKGQQKMMVYIIRSKHC from the exons ATGTCAG GCTGCAAGATGCGCAAGTCTTGTGAGTGCTGCAATAGATACTGGACCCATTTGCATGGAAAGGTCAAGTGTTTCGTCACGCAGATGGACGGGAATTCTAGGCATAGCATG GTCATACCAGAGAGCTTTGTGAACTATTTTGCATGGAAGTTGTCAAGAACCATCAAATTAGAAGCCCCTGATGGTAATGTATACGACGTCGAAATCACTGAGCGTAGAAACAAAACAGTACTCAGATCTGGATGGGAGGCATTTGTCAATGCCAATCATATAGCGGAGAACGACTCGTTGATGTTCCGATATCGTGGAAGTGCTCGCTTCAAGGTCGTGTTCTTTGATTCCAGTGGTTGTGAGAAAGTGGTGTCCTGTGCTCGCATACAGAGCAATAGTGGTGGGCAAGAACCAAGCACATATTCTACAGACATGTCAAGCAGCTCCAGTGATAGTAAAACTCACTCGTCAGGACGTGGAGGATCAGATGGATGCCAGAGTGGAAGCTCTAGCTATTGTAGAAAACGAGCAAAGAAAGATGCACTATCTTCTCCATCCAGGAATTTGTCAG GAGAAGACAGTCCTCATGAGCATGACTCCTATGAGTCGGATGATCTCGCACTCCCGAAGCCTCTTTATGTGTTATCAGGGAAGTGCTATGTAACAGAAGAACATGAGGAACAAATAGCTGCACTTGTCCAAGAAACTCAACCTGAAATGCCTCTGCTTCTGGCTATGGTGACGAAGCCCAGTGTGAAACCATATCCGGATCTG GTAATTCCTATGGATTATGCACTCGCACACTTTCCACACAAAAGTCAGATTATCACATTCCAGCTGCCTGGACAGAGCAAGAAGTGGCCCTGTGAGTTCCGTGTCAGATCTGATGGAGGTCGTTGCAGTCGTTATTGGTCTGACTTTGCCCGTGACAATCATTTACTGGTGGGAGATCTGTGCCTCTTTCAGCCAATGAAGAGAGCTAAGGGGAGAAAATTCAAAGTGATGGTTCATCTGATTCGGAATGGAG GAGAAAAAAAATTCTCTTTGGCATATGAACATGGAATCAGTGAGAAGTCTCCCAATCAAAAAAAGAAGTCTTCCAATCATGGTGATACTGACAGAACTTGTGATCTCGCAATCATGATGCCACTGGGTACCTGTCTACCGGAAGTTCAGAGGAAGAAAGTTTTGGCCAAAGTTGGAGCCATTTCTTCAGAACTGCATATTTACGTCACAGtaatgaccaagaacaaagtctcCTTCTCTTTA TCCTTCAACAGGAAATACTCTGCTACGTATCTTCGGAAGGGGAGCCGGAGTTTGGTGCTTCAGGTGGAGGGGAAGAACCAGACATGGCATAGCGAGTTGTCTGACAACGGAGGTGCCCTGAGGATAAGTGGAGGCTGGACTTCTTTTGCCCGCGACAATCACCTGCGGGAGGGGGATATCTGCCTCTTTGAGCTGATGAAAAACAAGGGGCAACAAAAGATGATGGTCTACATCATTCGCAGCAAGCATTGTTAG